One region of Etheostoma spectabile isolate EspeVRDwgs_2016 chromosome 21, UIUC_Espe_1.0, whole genome shotgun sequence genomic DNA includes:
- the med24 gene encoding mediator of RNA polymerase II transcription subunit 24 isoform X2, with translation MKVVNLKQAILQAWKERWSDYQWAINIKKNFPKGATWDYLNLAEALMEQAMIGPSPNPLILSYLKYAISSQMVSYSSVLTALSKFDDFSRELCITSLLEIMDMFCHRLSCHGKAEECIGLCRALLGVVVWLLQGCAWYCEKLRELGPSASTEASLRACQERLYSLMNSTKNRALVHIARLEEQGSWSSVEQSVLRVTDGLGCVPNQTLRTKLEESLSLVKSIPLMLSEQSDPRFHASFPSVHAFVMLEGTMNLTGETQPLVEQLMMIKRMQRIPAPLFVLEIWKACFTGLIESPEGTEELKWTAFTFLKIPQVLLRLKKYPQGDKGQDFMEDVNIAFQYLLKLTPLLDKADQRCNCDCLSMLLQECNKLGLLSDSNTACLTSKREFAPRLKTAENANIQPNPGLILRAEPTVTNILKTVDADHSKSPEGLLGVLGHMLSGKSLDLLLAAAAATGKLKSFARKFIKLNEFPKHISGEGSKSASVRALLFDISFLMLCHVVQTYGSEVILSDPSPSGETPFFETWLQTCMPEEGKTLNPDHPCFRPEPGKVESLVTLLNNSSEMKLVQVKWHEICLSTPAAILEVLNAWENGVLSVEAVQKITDNIKGKVCSMAICAVAWLVAHVRMLGRDEREKPQTMIRQLVTPLYGENTLQFYNERVIIMSSIMEHMCADVFQQTAATLRPPVEGQEPIPYRNLLPAKDPIHVALSKQFQTVLRKGWVDSRALHLFESLLNMGGVFWFTNNLVKELLKETRQEWADRVVELLYSIFCLDTQQITLTLLGTILPDLLTDSAHWHSLADPPGKALAKLSVWCALSSYSSHHKGSFSARQRKRQREDIEDYNSLFPLDDTQPSKLMRLLSSNEDEPAALSSPGDRSMSSSLSASQLHTVNMRDPLNRVLANLFLLISSILGSKMAGPHTQFVQSFMEECVECLEQGSRGSILQFMPFTMVSELVKLPALAKPRVVLAITDLTLPLGRRVAAKAISAL, from the exons ATGAAGGTGGTCAATCTGAAGCAAGCCATTCTACAGGCATGGAAGGAACGATGGAGTGACTACCAGTGGGCCATTAACATCAAGAAAAACTTTCCAAAAGGAGCAACATGGGACTATCTTAACCTTGCAG aGGCCCTGATGGAGCAGGCAATGATTGGTCCCTCTCCTAAccctcttattttgtcttacctTAAATATGCTATAAGTTCCCAG ATGGTGTCTTATTCCAGTGTACTGACAGCCCTCAGCaag TTTGATGACTTTTCTCGGGAGCTGTGTATCACATCACTGTTGGAGATAATGGACATGTTTTGCCATCGTCTCAG CTGTCACGGGAAAGCAGAGGAATGTATCGGGCTGTGTCGTGCTCTGCTGGGAGTGGTAGTGTGGCTGCTGCAGGGCTGTGCCTGGTACTGTGAGAAGCTGAGAGAACTGGGTCCATCAGCTAGCACAGAGGCCAGTCTAAGAGCCTGCCAGGAGAGGCTTTACAGTCTGATGAATAGCACCAAGAACAGAGCCCTGGTCCACATCGCTCGACTAGAGGAACAAG GTTCCTGGAGCAGCGTAGAGCAATCAGTGTTGAGAGTGACGGATGGCCTCGGCTGTGTCCCTAACCAGACATTGAGAACTAAATTGGAGGAGAGCTTGTCACTAGTAAAAAG TATTCCCCTGATGCTGTCTGAGCAGAGTGACCCTAGGTTCCATGCCTCCTTCCCATCAGTCCACGCCTTCGTCATGCTGGAAGGGACTATGAATCTGACAGGCGAGACACAGCCACTGGTGGAGCAGCTGATGATGATCAAAAGAATGCAG CGAATCCCTGCTCCTCTTTTTGTCCTGGAGATCTGGAAGGCCTGCTTCACCGGCCTCATCGAGTCACCAGAGGGCACAGAGGAGCTCAAATGGACTGCCTTCACATTCCTCAAG ATTCCACAAGTTTTGCTCCGCCTTAAGAAGTATCCTCAGGGTGACAAAGGACAG GACTTCATGGAGGATGTGAACATTGCATTTCAGTACTTACTTAAACTCACACCCCTGCTGGACAAAGCTGATCAGAGATGCAA TTGTGACTGCCTCAGCATGCTCCTGCAGGAGTGTAACAAGCTCGGTCTGCTGTCAGATTCAAATACAGCTTGCCTAACTTCAAAACG GGAGTTTGCCCCAAGGTTAAAGACAGCAGAAAATGCTAACATCCAGCCTAACCCTGGTCTCATCCTGCGAGCTGAGCCCACTGTCACCAATATTCTTAAG ACAGTAGATGCAGATCACTCCAAGTCGCCTGAGGGCCTTTTGGGGGTCCTGGGACACATGTTGTCTGGAAAGAGCCTCGATCTGCTcttggcagcagcagcagccactgGGAAACTCAAATCCTTTGCCCGGAAGTTCATTAA GCTTAATGAGTTTCCTAAGCACATCAGCGGCGAAGGAT CCAAGTCTGCGTCAGTACGGGCCCTGCTCTTCGACATCTCCTTCCTAATGCTGTGCCATGTGGTGCAGACATATGGTTCTGAG GTGATCCTGTCAGACCCCAGCCCTTCAGGGGAGACACCATTCTTTGAAACATGGCTGCAGACATGTATGCCTGAAGAGGGCAAAACTCTTAACCCAGACCACCCATGCTTCAGACCAGAGCCTGGCAAAGTGGAGAGCCTGGTCACCTTGCTGAATAACTCCTCAGAGATGAAACTAGT CCAGGTGAAATGGCATGAAATCTGCCTCAGCACGCCAGCAGCCATCTTGGAAGTTTTGAATGCATGGGAGAATGGTGTTCTGTCTGTGGAGGCAGTACAG AAAATCACTGACAACATCAAGGGGAAGGTGTGCAGTATGGCAATCTGTGCGGTGGCCTGGCTTGTGGCCCACGTCAGGATGCTAGGGAGGGATGAGAGGGAGAAGCCACAGACTATGATCCGGCAGCTCGTGACACCGCTTTATGGGGAGAACACTCTGCAATTTTACAATGAACG GGTGATTATTATGAGTTCCATCATGGAGCACATGTGTGCCGACGTCTTCCAACAAACGGCCGCGACCCTGCGTCCCCCAGTGGAGGGCCAGGAGCCGATCCCCTACCGCAACCTGCTGCCGGCCAAAGACCCCATCCATGTGGCCCTCAGCAAGCAGTTCCAGACTGTGTTGCGCAAAGGCTGGGTGGACAGCCGGGCCCTGCATCTGTTTGAGAGTCTTCTCAACATGGGCGGGGTCTTCTGGTTCACAAACAATTTGGTCAAG GAGCTGCTGAAGGAGACTCGACAGGAGTGGGCCGATCGGGTGGTGGAGTTACTCTACAGCATCTTCTGCTTGGACACTCAGCAGATCACCCTCACCCTGCTGGGTACCATACTGCCCGACCTGCTCACAGACTCAGCCCACTGGCACAGCCTGGCAGACCCCCCTGGAAAGGCACTGGCCAA GTTGTCTGTGTGGTGCGCACTCAGCTCGTACTCCTCTCACCACAAAGGCTCGTTCTCTGCTCGTCAGCGCAAAAGGCAACGAGAAGATATTGAG GACTACAACAGCCTCTTTCCCTTGGATGACACTCAACCCTCTAAACTCATGCGTCTGCTCAGCTCCAATGAGGATGAGCCTGCTGCCCTTTCCAGTCCAG GAGACCGATCAATGAGCAGTTCCCTCTCTGCCTCCCAGCTCCACACTGTCAACATGAGGGACCCTCTCAACCGAGTTCTGG CCAACCTTTTCCTCCTCATTTCCTCCATCCTGGGCTCCAAGATGGCGGGACCTCACACCCAGTTTGTACAGAGTTTTATGGAGGAGTGTGTTGAGTGCCTGGAGCAGGGAAGTCGCGGAAGCATCCTGCAGTTCATGCCTTTTACAATG GTTTCTGAGCTGGTGAAGCTGCCTGCTCTGGCCAAACCTAGAGTTGTCCTGGCCATCACTGACCTGACTCTGCCGCTGGGGAGAAGAGTTGCTGCCAAGGCCATCTCTGCCTTGTAA
- the med24 gene encoding mediator of RNA polymerase II transcription subunit 24 isoform X1, which yields MKVVNLKQAILQAWKERWSDYQWAINIKKNFPKGATWDYLNLAEALMEQAMIGPSPNPLILSYLKYAISSQMVSYSSVLTALSKFDDFSRELCITSLLEIMDMFCHRLSCHGKAEECIGLCRALLGVVVWLLQGCAWYCEKLRELGPSASTEASLRACQERLYSLMNSTKNRALVHIARLEEQGSWSSVEQSVLRVTDGLGCVPNQTLRTKLEESLSLVKSIPLMLSEQSDPRFHASFPSVHAFVMLEGTMNLTGETQPLVEQLMMIKRMQRIPAPLFVLEIWKACFTGLIESPEGTEELKWTAFTFLKIPQVLLRLKKYPQGDKGQDFMEDVNIAFQYLLKLTPLLDKADQRCNCDCLSMLLQECNKLGLLSDSNTACLTSKRTEDREFAPRLKTAENANIQPNPGLILRAEPTVTNILKTVDADHSKSPEGLLGVLGHMLSGKSLDLLLAAAAATGKLKSFARKFIKLNEFPKHISGEGSKSASVRALLFDISFLMLCHVVQTYGSEVILSDPSPSGETPFFETWLQTCMPEEGKTLNPDHPCFRPEPGKVESLVTLLNNSSEMKLVQVKWHEICLSTPAAILEVLNAWENGVLSVEAVQKITDNIKGKVCSMAICAVAWLVAHVRMLGRDEREKPQTMIRQLVTPLYGENTLQFYNERVIIMSSIMEHMCADVFQQTAATLRPPVEGQEPIPYRNLLPAKDPIHVALSKQFQTVLRKGWVDSRALHLFESLLNMGGVFWFTNNLVKELLKETRQEWADRVVELLYSIFCLDTQQITLTLLGTILPDLLTDSAHWHSLADPPGKALAKLSVWCALSSYSSHHKGSFSARQRKRQREDIEDYNSLFPLDDTQPSKLMRLLSSNEDEPAALSSPGDRSMSSSLSASQLHTVNMRDPLNRVLANLFLLISSILGSKMAGPHTQFVQSFMEECVECLEQGSRGSILQFMPFTMVSELVKLPALAKPRVVLAITDLTLPLGRRVAAKAISAL from the exons ATGAAGGTGGTCAATCTGAAGCAAGCCATTCTACAGGCATGGAAGGAACGATGGAGTGACTACCAGTGGGCCATTAACATCAAGAAAAACTTTCCAAAAGGAGCAACATGGGACTATCTTAACCTTGCAG aGGCCCTGATGGAGCAGGCAATGATTGGTCCCTCTCCTAAccctcttattttgtcttacctTAAATATGCTATAAGTTCCCAG ATGGTGTCTTATTCCAGTGTACTGACAGCCCTCAGCaag TTTGATGACTTTTCTCGGGAGCTGTGTATCACATCACTGTTGGAGATAATGGACATGTTTTGCCATCGTCTCAG CTGTCACGGGAAAGCAGAGGAATGTATCGGGCTGTGTCGTGCTCTGCTGGGAGTGGTAGTGTGGCTGCTGCAGGGCTGTGCCTGGTACTGTGAGAAGCTGAGAGAACTGGGTCCATCAGCTAGCACAGAGGCCAGTCTAAGAGCCTGCCAGGAGAGGCTTTACAGTCTGATGAATAGCACCAAGAACAGAGCCCTGGTCCACATCGCTCGACTAGAGGAACAAG GTTCCTGGAGCAGCGTAGAGCAATCAGTGTTGAGAGTGACGGATGGCCTCGGCTGTGTCCCTAACCAGACATTGAGAACTAAATTGGAGGAGAGCTTGTCACTAGTAAAAAG TATTCCCCTGATGCTGTCTGAGCAGAGTGACCCTAGGTTCCATGCCTCCTTCCCATCAGTCCACGCCTTCGTCATGCTGGAAGGGACTATGAATCTGACAGGCGAGACACAGCCACTGGTGGAGCAGCTGATGATGATCAAAAGAATGCAG CGAATCCCTGCTCCTCTTTTTGTCCTGGAGATCTGGAAGGCCTGCTTCACCGGCCTCATCGAGTCACCAGAGGGCACAGAGGAGCTCAAATGGACTGCCTTCACATTCCTCAAG ATTCCACAAGTTTTGCTCCGCCTTAAGAAGTATCCTCAGGGTGACAAAGGACAG GACTTCATGGAGGATGTGAACATTGCATTTCAGTACTTACTTAAACTCACACCCCTGCTGGACAAAGCTGATCAGAGATGCAA TTGTGACTGCCTCAGCATGCTCCTGCAGGAGTGTAACAAGCTCGGTCTGCTGTCAGATTCAAATACAGCTTGCCTAACTTCAAAACG GACCGAGGACAGGGAGTTTGCCCCAAGGTTAAAGACAGCAGAAAATGCTAACATCCAGCCTAACCCTGGTCTCATCCTGCGAGCTGAGCCCACTGTCACCAATATTCTTAAG ACAGTAGATGCAGATCACTCCAAGTCGCCTGAGGGCCTTTTGGGGGTCCTGGGACACATGTTGTCTGGAAAGAGCCTCGATCTGCTcttggcagcagcagcagccactgGGAAACTCAAATCCTTTGCCCGGAAGTTCATTAA GCTTAATGAGTTTCCTAAGCACATCAGCGGCGAAGGAT CCAAGTCTGCGTCAGTACGGGCCCTGCTCTTCGACATCTCCTTCCTAATGCTGTGCCATGTGGTGCAGACATATGGTTCTGAG GTGATCCTGTCAGACCCCAGCCCTTCAGGGGAGACACCATTCTTTGAAACATGGCTGCAGACATGTATGCCTGAAGAGGGCAAAACTCTTAACCCAGACCACCCATGCTTCAGACCAGAGCCTGGCAAAGTGGAGAGCCTGGTCACCTTGCTGAATAACTCCTCAGAGATGAAACTAGT CCAGGTGAAATGGCATGAAATCTGCCTCAGCACGCCAGCAGCCATCTTGGAAGTTTTGAATGCATGGGAGAATGGTGTTCTGTCTGTGGAGGCAGTACAG AAAATCACTGACAACATCAAGGGGAAGGTGTGCAGTATGGCAATCTGTGCGGTGGCCTGGCTTGTGGCCCACGTCAGGATGCTAGGGAGGGATGAGAGGGAGAAGCCACAGACTATGATCCGGCAGCTCGTGACACCGCTTTATGGGGAGAACACTCTGCAATTTTACAATGAACG GGTGATTATTATGAGTTCCATCATGGAGCACATGTGTGCCGACGTCTTCCAACAAACGGCCGCGACCCTGCGTCCCCCAGTGGAGGGCCAGGAGCCGATCCCCTACCGCAACCTGCTGCCGGCCAAAGACCCCATCCATGTGGCCCTCAGCAAGCAGTTCCAGACTGTGTTGCGCAAAGGCTGGGTGGACAGCCGGGCCCTGCATCTGTTTGAGAGTCTTCTCAACATGGGCGGGGTCTTCTGGTTCACAAACAATTTGGTCAAG GAGCTGCTGAAGGAGACTCGACAGGAGTGGGCCGATCGGGTGGTGGAGTTACTCTACAGCATCTTCTGCTTGGACACTCAGCAGATCACCCTCACCCTGCTGGGTACCATACTGCCCGACCTGCTCACAGACTCAGCCCACTGGCACAGCCTGGCAGACCCCCCTGGAAAGGCACTGGCCAA GTTGTCTGTGTGGTGCGCACTCAGCTCGTACTCCTCTCACCACAAAGGCTCGTTCTCTGCTCGTCAGCGCAAAAGGCAACGAGAAGATATTGAG GACTACAACAGCCTCTTTCCCTTGGATGACACTCAACCCTCTAAACTCATGCGTCTGCTCAGCTCCAATGAGGATGAGCCTGCTGCCCTTTCCAGTCCAG GAGACCGATCAATGAGCAGTTCCCTCTCTGCCTCCCAGCTCCACACTGTCAACATGAGGGACCCTCTCAACCGAGTTCTGG CCAACCTTTTCCTCCTCATTTCCTCCATCCTGGGCTCCAAGATGGCGGGACCTCACACCCAGTTTGTACAGAGTTTTATGGAGGAGTGTGTTGAGTGCCTGGAGCAGGGAAGTCGCGGAAGCATCCTGCAGTTCATGCCTTTTACAATG GTTTCTGAGCTGGTGAAGCTGCCTGCTCTGGCCAAACCTAGAGTTGTCCTGGCCATCACTGACCTGACTCTGCCGCTGGGGAGAAGAGTTGCTGCCAAGGCCATCTCTGCCTTGTAA
- the csf3a gene encoding colony stimulating factor 3 (granulocyte) a isoform X4, whose translation MAVFARSAPLPERDLLVAGAQFQEIVQRSRSLIQKILLSIPDTHKSCIHTETLQLDSAENSKLVMMASIIGIPSAPVLTVTENLTLETSLTRMSEGLQLHRALLSSVSPRLENKDKVTVLQADIRDLVIQINKMLKIVRAEAAVQPSPTPLALRLPGEYEVQVAAHLTLVQLQSFGQDTVRFLRSLEHSSEEDTES comes from the exons ATGGCTGTGTTCGCCCGCAGCGCGCCTCTGCCGGAGAGGGACCTGCTTGTTGCGGGTGCGCAGTTTCAAGAGATCGTGCAGAGGAGCCGCAGCTTGATTCAAAAGATCCTGCTCTCCATTCCCGACACACACAAATCCTGCATTCACACAGAG ACTCTGCAACTTGATTCTGCGGAAAATTCAAAGCTTGTGATGATGGCATCCATCATTGGCATCCCCTCTGCTCCTGTACTCACAGTTACAGAGAATCTCACTTTG GAGACCAGTTTGACACGTATGTCCGAGGGTCTTCAGCTGCACAGGGCCTTACTGAGCTCCGTCTCTCCTCGGctagaaaacaaagacaaagtgaCTGTGCTCCAGGCGGACATCAGAGACCTTGTCATTCAGATCAATAAG ATGTTGAAAATAGTTCGAGCAGAGGCTGCAGTGCAGCCCTCACCAACCCCCTTAGCCTTGCGACTGCCAGGAGAATACGAGGTTCAGGTGGCAGCACACCTGACCCTGGTGCAGCTCCAGTCCTTCGGGCAGGACACGGTCCGCTTCCTCAGGAGTCTGGAGCACAGCAGTGAGGAGGACACAGAGAGCTGA
- the csf3a gene encoding colony stimulating factor 3 (granulocyte) a isoform X1 — MLLSLPLRIISRHSRDSEGIFAIPCYMAVFARSAPLPERDLLVAGAQFQEIVQRSRSLIQKILLSIPDTHKSCIHTETLQLDSAENSKLVMMASIIGIPSAPVLTVTENLTLETSLTRMSEGLQLHRALLSSVSPRLENKDKVTVLQADIRDLVIQINKMLKIVRAEAAVQPSPTPLALRLPGEYEVQVAAHLTLVQLQSFGQDTVRFLRSLEHSSEEDTES; from the exons ATGTtgctttctcttcctctgcGGATCATCTCCAGACACAGCAGAGACTCGGAAGGAA tTTTCGCCATTCCCTGCTACATGGCTGTGTTCGCCCGCAGCGCGCCTCTGCCGGAGAGGGACCTGCTTGTTGCGGGTGCGCAGTTTCAAGAGATCGTGCAGAGGAGCCGCAGCTTGATTCAAAAGATCCTGCTCTCCATTCCCGACACACACAAATCCTGCATTCACACAGAG ACTCTGCAACTTGATTCTGCGGAAAATTCAAAGCTTGTGATGATGGCATCCATCATTGGCATCCCCTCTGCTCCTGTACTCACAGTTACAGAGAATCTCACTTTG GAGACCAGTTTGACACGTATGTCCGAGGGTCTTCAGCTGCACAGGGCCTTACTGAGCTCCGTCTCTCCTCGGctagaaaacaaagacaaagtgaCTGTGCTCCAGGCGGACATCAGAGACCTTGTCATTCAGATCAATAAG ATGTTGAAAATAGTTCGAGCAGAGGCTGCAGTGCAGCCCTCACCAACCCCCTTAGCCTTGCGACTGCCAGGAGAATACGAGGTTCAGGTGGCAGCACACCTGACCCTGGTGCAGCTCCAGTCCTTCGGGCAGGACACGGTCCGCTTCCTCAGGAGTCTGGAGCACAGCAGTGAGGAGGACACAGAGAGCTGA
- the csf3a gene encoding colony stimulating factor 3 (granulocyte) a isoform X2, protein MPLVCLDYLFSVFAIPCYMAVFARSAPLPERDLLVAGAQFQEIVQRSRSLIQKILLSIPDTHKSCIHTETLQLDSAENSKLVMMASIIGIPSAPVLTVTENLTLETSLTRMSEGLQLHRALLSSVSPRLENKDKVTVLQADIRDLVIQINKMLKIVRAEAAVQPSPTPLALRLPGEYEVQVAAHLTLVQLQSFGQDTVRFLRSLEHSSEEDTES, encoded by the exons ATGCCACTAGTGTGTTTGGATTATCTATTTTCTG tTTTCGCCATTCCCTGCTACATGGCTGTGTTCGCCCGCAGCGCGCCTCTGCCGGAGAGGGACCTGCTTGTTGCGGGTGCGCAGTTTCAAGAGATCGTGCAGAGGAGCCGCAGCTTGATTCAAAAGATCCTGCTCTCCATTCCCGACACACACAAATCCTGCATTCACACAGAG ACTCTGCAACTTGATTCTGCGGAAAATTCAAAGCTTGTGATGATGGCATCCATCATTGGCATCCCCTCTGCTCCTGTACTCACAGTTACAGAGAATCTCACTTTG GAGACCAGTTTGACACGTATGTCCGAGGGTCTTCAGCTGCACAGGGCCTTACTGAGCTCCGTCTCTCCTCGGctagaaaacaaagacaaagtgaCTGTGCTCCAGGCGGACATCAGAGACCTTGTCATTCAGATCAATAAG ATGTTGAAAATAGTTCGAGCAGAGGCTGCAGTGCAGCCCTCACCAACCCCCTTAGCCTTGCGACTGCCAGGAGAATACGAGGTTCAGGTGGCAGCACACCTGACCCTGGTGCAGCTCCAGTCCTTCGGGCAGGACACGGTCCGCTTCCTCAGGAGTCTGGAGCACAGCAGTGAGGAGGACACAGAGAGCTGA
- the csf3a gene encoding colony stimulating factor 3 (granulocyte) a isoform X3, with amino-acid sequence MNILIVFAIPCYMAVFARSAPLPERDLLVAGAQFQEIVQRSRSLIQKILLSIPDTHKSCIHTETLQLDSAENSKLVMMASIIGIPSAPVLTVTENLTLETSLTRMSEGLQLHRALLSSVSPRLENKDKVTVLQADIRDLVIQINKMLKIVRAEAAVQPSPTPLALRLPGEYEVQVAAHLTLVQLQSFGQDTVRFLRSLEHSSEEDTES; translated from the exons ATGAACATTCTGATTG tTTTCGCCATTCCCTGCTACATGGCTGTGTTCGCCCGCAGCGCGCCTCTGCCGGAGAGGGACCTGCTTGTTGCGGGTGCGCAGTTTCAAGAGATCGTGCAGAGGAGCCGCAGCTTGATTCAAAAGATCCTGCTCTCCATTCCCGACACACACAAATCCTGCATTCACACAGAG ACTCTGCAACTTGATTCTGCGGAAAATTCAAAGCTTGTGATGATGGCATCCATCATTGGCATCCCCTCTGCTCCTGTACTCACAGTTACAGAGAATCTCACTTTG GAGACCAGTTTGACACGTATGTCCGAGGGTCTTCAGCTGCACAGGGCCTTACTGAGCTCCGTCTCTCCTCGGctagaaaacaaagacaaagtgaCTGTGCTCCAGGCGGACATCAGAGACCTTGTCATTCAGATCAATAAG ATGTTGAAAATAGTTCGAGCAGAGGCTGCAGTGCAGCCCTCACCAACCCCCTTAGCCTTGCGACTGCCAGGAGAATACGAGGTTCAGGTGGCAGCACACCTGACCCTGGTGCAGCTCCAGTCCTTCGGGCAGGACACGGTCCGCTTCCTCAGGAGTCTGGAGCACAGCAGTGAGGAGGACACAGAGAGCTGA